The following is a genomic window from Halorientalis litorea.
TTTGCTCAACTTCGGGTCGATCGTCGACGCCGAACTCACACGCCTCGGGCTGATCAAGACGTGAATCCCGGTCACGATGATCCACGTCAGCGCCGAAGTCCTCAAGCGAGGTCTCGACGCTTGTTTCGGTTACTTCGAGTTGGCCATCGTCACCGAATGCGGTCTGTCGTTGAATCTCGATCTCTGGTCGATCGCTCATCTGGATTGAGCCTCCACCCACCGAGGCTCCGACAGACACCTCCGGGCGTTGGGTCAATCGTCTTGTGCGCGGAGTTCGCTGGCCCGCTGTTCAAGCTGGCGGAGGATCTGGACCCGTTGCTGATTCGCGTTCTCGTAGGCGACGCAGGCTCGCAGCGTCTCCATATTGTTGATCGTCACGATACCAGCGTTGATGAGTCGCGTATTCGATGGCTCGAGCCGTTGTTCTGGCGAAAGATCGCTTGCGTCTGTTGTTTGACCGTCTGGATTGCTCACTGATGATCGCCTCCGTCACTGCTGAGGCGACAAAAAACAGCCCCCGCCGTTACTCGTCTTCTTCCTCGGGTTGGATCTGGCGGGCGTCCTCAGCGAGATCGTGGATGTACTCCCGAAGAATCTCCATGTCCTCGCGAGCGTCTTCGAGAGTCTTGCCTTTCGCTTTGGCCACGATTTTGTCCTGATCGCGGGTGCCCGTCCCGCGAGTAAGCTTCACGGTGAGGGAGACGCCGACGTCACTGCGTTCGACGTACTCCGTTCGTGTCGTCTGTTCACTGGCTGCGGTCGATTCGTCATCCGCACGAGATGGTTGGGTATGTTCTGACATGGGTTACCTTCGGTGATTGATATTCAGATGGACGGTGCGGCCGGCTCGCCGGGTGTTTCGTGAAGGATTGCGTCGATCTCGGCCCCGGTGAGTCGCCAGCGTCCAGCAGACCCAGCACAGTCCAGTTGGCTCACGACCTCGGTTTTGAATGCCTGGTAGTGGTCGAGGGCGAACGCTTCGTCACCTGTGTAGTCGAGGAGGAGTGCGAGCGCGAGTTGTGCCGGACCACTACCACCATATCCCCATTCGAATCCCGAGGGACTGTGATTCACCAGCGCGAGACTCCGCTCTGGTGTGAGCCGTTCTTGGCCGGGACGTTTCTCAACGATAGCCTGCCCGCTCTGCCGATACCCGACGTAGGCGATGTCGCAGTCGCTCGCTGGGTGTGTCTGTTCAATCGAGTGTGTGTCGCTAGGTCTACTCATTGGTCTGTTCGGGAGCTACTCGTTCGAGCACCCCCGCACCCCTCAGGGGGTGAAAAACAGTCACAGGGACTGCTTGCCCCTACGCGAGATGGGAGATATCGGCTGGTTCGTCGACCTCATCGAATTCACCACGCTCGACCGGCTGCCAGTCATCGCCGGGTGCTGGACTCCACCAGTCGACCTCGTAGGCACCCGGTGCGCCGAGGATCTTCACCCGTGCCGACCCATCGGGTAGATCGCGACGGAGCTTTTCGTCGACGTGGAGGTTCCACGTTGAGTGGGTGTCGAAGCAGGCGAGCACGGCCTCCTCGTAGCCGCGTGTCTCTCGGGATTCTTGGAGTTCGACCTGTGTGTTGCAGTTCTTGCAGAACACACCTTCGAACGGAATGTGACTGAATATCTCGTGCCCGCAGACGGGACACCAGAGGAACTCGAACAGTGCTTCGCTGTGGCGGTCGATGACTTCCAGACTCATCTGTGAATCTGGCCCGATTGAGACGGGCCACCCATTCCGGCCCAAAATAAACGTCACCGCAGATACGCTCCTATCAATCAGCGCTCGGCGCCGTACACGATTCGCGAGGATGTTTCGTACCCACAGTTCCGACACTCGACCCAGCGCTGAACCTTCGCACCGTCAGCCGTTTTCCCACCGATTGCTATATCGCTGTTCGGACACTCGGGACAACTCAGTTCGGGCGCTGGCCGGTCACGGAGCTCGTCACGGAACGATTTCGCGTCCTTCGTCTCGTACCCCCGCGACCACACTGGGTAGCCGTCGACGAGGATTACGCCACGCCACTTGTAGCGGTATGAATCCGGCGCTCGGTGTAAGACCGCCCGAGCGCCGGTCTCGGTATTCCGGTATGCGAGTGTGGGCGTGCGGCTCTCGCGCTTCCAGTTTGTGATCCGGGACATCTGTTAGAAGTGGACGTCGGCGGGCACGATCCAGAGCTCCTCGCTCTCCTCCAGCACTCGATCCAGCTGCTCACGGTGACGGATCCCGTTCGCATATTCGTTGTACAGGAAGATCGTTGGCCCGTCGTAGGCGCCAACCTGGTGGAAGGCGTGCCGAGCGAGATCTTCGTCGCGCATGATCTCCTCATCGGAGAGCTCGTCGATGGCCTCTTTCACCCGGTCGAGATTCCGCTCGAACTCCTCTTTCGTCGCCTCCCAGCCACGCTCAAGCAGGTCTTGGCCGGCATCGGAGTCGACGGGGGCTGCAGTCGGCAATTCACCCCATCGCGCCTTCCCCGCAACGGACGTGTCCTCCTCATCGAACGTCACGTGGTAGTCGAAGACTGCGCCGGCGTGTGGGTCCGCGCCGACCAGGCGGTCGAACACCGACTTTCCGCTGGCCAGTGCGTCGTCGTGGGTCGATTCTTCTACCAGAGCGTAAATTACCATGTGCATCTCGAACACCTCGAAACGCCGACGCACCGGGAGTGGTTGATCGTTCGCTCCTGCTGCGCCGGCACCCATCGCCGGCGCTCGAAAAACCCTGATCTAGCGGTCGATTCTTAGGACTCGTTCGTTCGATCGACTGTGATGGTCAGGTTTCCGGACTCGTAGTCAGCTTCGAAGTCGACGGTGAACGCATCCGAGTCATATGCGGCGTGGTAGGCGCGGTGACGCCTTAGCGAGCCCGTCGCCTTGAAGTGGAAGAACGCAGCCGACGTGTAGGGCTTACTCTGCGTCTCGATTTGCGTCTCAACTGACGCCGGAAGTGCAATCTGTGGCGTGTCGGTGTCAATACTCGCAGCGAACTCCTTCGCTTCCTCGACGGTCGCCTGTGAATGTGCGGGCGTCTCGCCAGTGAGCACGTTCACCGGTGTCTCCGTCTCATCGGTGAACAGGACATCGTGGAAGGTGCGCGTCCCGAGGACTGCGTCGGGATCTAACTCGCAATCGTGGAATGGATCGTCGTCTGAATTCTCGGGCATCAAATCACGAGCCAACGGTGGGGCTCAGTCCTTTCTGCCCCAGACAAACCACAACTAGTCTCGATGTAGCGGAGGTAAGTCCCGAAAGAAGAGCGTCCTGCCCGCACTTCCCGCCGCAGAATCAGGCGTCGATGATTCGATCGGGCTCGATTCGTGACAACCGCATCGCGTTCCCGGTGACGCCGAGGCTCATCCCCATATCTCCGACAACGACTGCCAGCGCAACGCTGACCAGGCCCAGCGGCACGCCTAACGCGAGCAGAAGCTTCACGCCGAGGCTCGCCCAGATGTTCTGCCGGATCACGCCGTTGGCCGTATGCGACAGGTCGTACAGGTACGGGAGTTTCCCGATGTCGTCGCCCATCAACGCAATATCAGCCGTTTCGAGGGCGGTGTCGGTGCCCGCCGCGCCCATCGCGATGCCGACCTCCGCAGTGGCCAGCGCGGGGGCGTCATTGATGCCGTCGCCGACCATCGCGACCTCCCCGTACTCCGCCTGTAACTCCTCGACTGCGTCGACCTTCTCGTCGGGTAGGAGTTCGGCGCGATATTCATCGACACCGACCTGCTCGGCGATGGCGCGGGCGGTGCCCTCGTTGTCCCCGGTCAGCATCACCACGCGCTCGACGCCCAGCTCGTGCAGGCGTTCGACAGCCCGCTTCGAGGCCGGGCGCACCTCGTCGGCGATGGCGATTGCACCCAGCAGTTCCGACTCCGTCCCGACGATAACGACCGTCTTGCCCTCCCGCTCCAGTGAGGTGAGCGCGTCCTCGGCGAACGCCCCGTCGTCGGCCTCGGTCGCCTCTTCCGCCACGACGCCGCCGTCTGTCTCGCGGCGTGCTCGAGCGAGGTCGAAGCCCAGCTCCTCGAAGAGCGCGGGCTTGCCCGCATAGTACGTCTCGCCGTCGATCTCGCCCCGGATGCCCTTCCCCGTGAGGCTCTCGAAGCCACTCGGGTCGGGCAGGTCGCCCACGCCCGCCTCCTCAGCACGGGCGAGAATCGCCGCAGCGATGGGGTGCTCACTGCGCCGCTCCAGCCCGGCGGCGCGACGGAGCAGATCATCCTCAGTGGTGTCGCCGACCGGGACGACATCGGTGACGGCGAGTTCGCCCTTCGTGAGCGTCCCCGTCTTGTCGAGCGCGACGGCATCGACTTCGCCCATCGCTTCGAGGTAGTTGCCGCCCTTGATCAGGACGCCGTTCTTCGCGGCGCTGGTGATGCCCGACACCACCGAGACGGGTGTGGAGATGACGAACGCACAGGGGCAGGCGATTACCAGCAGGGTGAGCCCGCGGATGAACCAGGTCTGCCAGTCGCCGGCGAAAGTGAACCCGTACCCGGCCACGTCCACCGAGATGGGGTCGGCGATAACCAGCGGCGGGATAGCGGCGGTCAGGATTGCCAGCACGACGACGAGGGGTGTGTAGTAGCCGGAGAAGCGGTCGACGAACTGCTCAGACTCGGTCTTCTTCGCCTGTGCGCCCTGTACCATCTCGATGATGCGCGAGAGCGTCGAATCGCCAGCGGTCGAGGTGACCTCTACCTCGAGGTACCCCTCTTCGTTGATCGCGCCGGCGTAGACCTCGTCGCCGGCAGTCTTGTCGACGGGGACGCTCTCGCCCGTGATCGGCGACTGGTCGACTGCACTCTCGCCGTCGATGACCGTTCCGTCGAGCGGAATCTTGTCGCCGGGGCGGACGACGACGGTCTCGCCAACGTCGACCTCCTCGGCGGGAACGGTCACTTCCTCACCATCGCGAAGGACGGTCGCCTCGTCGGGCGAGAGTTCCATCAGCTCGCGCAGGGAGTCCCGTGCCCTGTCCATCGCGTAGTCCTCGAGCAGCTCGGCGATGCTGAATAGGACGGCCAGCGTGGCGGCCTCGACGAAGTAGCCGATACCGGTCGCCGCGATGATCGCCGTCCCCATCAGCAGGTCGATGTCGAGGCTTCGGTTCTTCGCGGAGTAGTACCCGCTACGGACGACGGGGATGCCGCTGGCGGCGACGGCGCCGAGGAACAGGACATCTGCGATGTGGAGCGGGTACTCGAGGACGCTCGCCACCGTGACGTTCTGTCCGGTGAGGAGGAATTCGAAGAGGAGGCCGAGCGTGACGAACGCCGCGCCGAGCCACGTCTTCTTCGCGCGAGGACTCGTCCAGACCTCCGATGGTGGCGCGATGTCGACGCCGTCGGTCGCCTGGTTGTCCTCATCATCGCCCTCAGCGTCCGAGCCCCCGACGACCTCGTAGCCGGCGCCTTCAATCGCCTTGATTACGTCGGCTTCGCTAGTCCGATCAGGGTCGTACGTGACGTTGGCCGTGCCGGTGGTCGGCTGGAGCGTGGCGTCAGTAATGCCGTCGACACGCTGGAGGCTCTTGTCCACCTTTTGGGCGCAAGAGGGACAGTCCATCTCGGGAACGGCGAGGCGGGCGGTCAGCTCACGTCGCTGTCCGCCGCCGCTCGTTTCTCCTGCTGCGTCCGGATTCTC
Proteins encoded in this region:
- a CDS encoding DUF7389 domain-containing protein; translation: MSEHTQPSRADDESTAASEQTTRTEYVERSDVGVSLTVKLTRGTGTRDQDKIVAKAKGKTLEDAREDMEILREYIHDLAEDARQIQPEEEDE
- a CDS encoding DUF6166 domain-containing protein, with translation MSRPSDTHSIEQTHPASDCDIAYVGYRQSGQAIVEKRPGQERLTPERSLALVNHSPSGFEWGYGGSGPAQLALALLLDYTGDEAFALDHYQAFKTEVVSQLDCAGSAGRWRLTGAEIDAILHETPGEPAAPSI
- a CDS encoding DUF7567 family protein, with the protein product MSLEVIDRHSEALFEFLWCPVCGHEIFSHIPFEGVFCKNCNTQVELQESRETRGYEEAVLACFDTHSTWNLHVDEKLRRDLPDGSARVKILGAPGAYEVDWWSPAPGDDWQPVERGEFDEVDEPADISHLA
- a CDS encoding DUF7568 family protein, with the translated sequence MSRITNWKRESRTPTLAYRNTETGARAVLHRAPDSYRYKWRGVILVDGYPVWSRGYETKDAKSFRDELRDRPAPELSCPECPNSDIAIGGKTADGAKVQRWVECRNCGYETSSRIVYGAER
- a CDS encoding heavy metal translocating P-type ATPase, with amino-acid sequence MTENPDAAGETSGGGQRRELTARLAVPEMDCPSCAQKVDKSLQRVDGITDATLQPTTGTANVTYDPDRTSEADVIKAIEGAGYEVVGGSDAEGDDEDNQATDGVDIAPPSEVWTSPRAKKTWLGAAFVTLGLLFEFLLTGQNVTVASVLEYPLHIADVLFLGAVAASGIPVVRSGYYSAKNRSLDIDLLMGTAIIAATGIGYFVEAATLAVLFSIAELLEDYAMDRARDSLRELMELSPDEATVLRDGEEVTVPAEEVDVGETVVVRPGDKIPLDGTVIDGESAVDQSPITGESVPVDKTAGDEVYAGAINEEGYLEVEVTSTAGDSTLSRIIEMVQGAQAKKTESEQFVDRFSGYYTPLVVVLAILTAAIPPLVIADPISVDVAGYGFTFAGDWQTWFIRGLTLLVIACPCAFVISTPVSVVSGITSAAKNGVLIKGGNYLEAMGEVDAVALDKTGTLTKGELAVTDVVPVGDTTEDDLLRRAAGLERRSEHPIAAAILARAEEAGVGDLPDPSGFESLTGKGIRGEIDGETYYAGKPALFEELGFDLARARRETDGGVVAEEATEADDGAFAEDALTSLEREGKTVVIVGTESELLGAIAIADEVRPASKRAVERLHELGVERVVMLTGDNEGTARAIAEQVGVDEYRAELLPDEKVDAVEELQAEYGEVAMVGDGINDAPALATAEVGIAMGAAGTDTALETADIALMGDDIGKLPYLYDLSHTANGVIRQNIWASLGVKLLLALGVPLGLVSVALAVVVGDMGMSLGVTGNAMRLSRIEPDRIIDA